One window of Populus nigra chromosome 5, ddPopNigr1.1, whole genome shotgun sequence genomic DNA carries:
- the LOC133694872 gene encoding late embryogenesis abundant protein D-34-like — MSQRQQQRPQEPIKYGDVFSVEGELAKKPVAPRDAAMMQTAENALMGQIQRGCAASMMQSAAMRNERAGFVGHSDVNDVANYQGVSVTETEMPGRRIITEAIGGQSPPPLFQQVDAGITIGEALEATALSCGQKPVEWSDAAAIQAAEVRATGLTTITPGGVAAAAQSAATINARMTKDEDKTKLSDVLADATSKLPADKPATRKDAEGVTGAEMRNDPFLTTHPAGVAASVAAAARLNQQNNTKNKKES; from the exons ATGAGCCAACGACAGCAACAAAGGCCTCAAGAACCCATCAAGTATGGAGATGTGTTTTCTGTGGAAGGTGAGCTTGCTAAGAAGCCAGTGGCTCCAAGAGATGCTGCAATGATGCAGACAGCAGAGAATGCATTGATGGGGCAGATTCAGAGAGGTTGTGCTGCCTCAATGATGCAATCTGCTGCTATGAGAAATGAGAGAGCTGGGTTTGTTGGTCACAGTGATGTCAATGATGTTGCTAATTATCAGGGAGTGAGTGTCACTGAGACTGAGATGCCTGGGAGGCGTATAATAACAGAAGCAATTGGTGGTCAG TCACCACCACCCTTATTCCAACAGGTTGATGCTGGGATCACAATTGGTGAAGCACTTGAAGCCACTGCCCTATCATGTGGGCAGAAGCCTGTTGAATGGAGTGATGCAGCAGCAATTCAAGCAGCTGAAGTAAGAGCCACTGGCCTGACAACCATTACTCCTGGTGGAGTTGCAGCCGCGGCCCAGTCAGCAGCAACCATCAATGCAAGAATGACGAAGGACGAGGACAAGACAAAACTGTCAGATGTTCTTGCA GATGCAACTTCAAAGTTACCAGCAGATAAGCCGGCGACGAGAAAAGATGCTGAAGGGGTGACAGGAGCAGAAATGAGGAACGATCCATTCTTGACTACACACCCTGCTGGTGTGGCTGCTTCTGTGGCTGCTGCTGCAAGGCTCAACCAGCAGaataacactaaaaataagaaagaatctTAA